The DNA segment GTACGCGGATATCGATTGCAACGGCTTGGTCGAGCCGTCGGACATCGCCGTGTTCATCCAGAACTGGGTCGGCGGCACGACCCCCGGCAACCTGGGCTGCCCATAAGCCCGGCAATCCGGTCTCCTGACTGATTTAGACGCCCGCGTGCGACCCACGCGGGCGTCTTTCTTTTCCAGCGCCCGGCCGCAATGATGTGAGGGAACTGGACGGCAGCACGGGGAGTAGATACTGCTGGGGGAAACCGGGATGAGGCGGCCGTGAACACGATGGATGGGGATGCCGAACCGGGTGTGCCGCCGACCGAGGATGGGGCGACGCTGGTGCACCGCATCCGTGCCGGGGACCGGCACGCCGCCGCGGAGTTCATCGTCCGCTACGGCCCGCGCCTGCGGCGCCGGATCCGGTCGAAGCTCGGCCCGAGCATGAGGCGGCTGTTCGACTCGCACGACATCCTGTCGACGCTGAGTCGCCGGCTGGACACGTTCGTGCGGGACCGCCGACTGAACGTGGAGAACGAAGCGCAGTTGTGGGCGTTCGTCCAGAAGATGGCGGACAACGCGACCATCGACAAGGGGCGGTTGCTTAAGCGGCTGCGATCGGCCGAGGCAGAGGACTCGCGGTTTGCTCGCGAGTTCCTGCGCCGGATCGAGGATGCCGAGAGCACGGAGCGGGAGGGCGGCGAGGTGGTGATCGAGCGGGCGCTGACGCTGATCGAGGACCCTGTCGATCGGCAGATCCTGCTGCTGTGGTTGGCAGGGACGCCGCACACGGTCACGGCGGAGTGCGTCGGGTTGACGGCGGCGACTGTTCGGAAGCGGTGGCAGACGATCAGGGAATGGCTGCGGGGGCACCTTGACCTGGAGGTCGAGCCGTGAGCGTGGCCGGCGTGCTCGAGGAGTTGCGCAGCCGATACCGGCTCCGGCGCGAGGGTGCCGGGGAAGGCGAGATCAATCTGGCCGCGTTCATCAGTGAGATGGAGGTTGCCGACTCGGACCCGCTCGCGGAAGTGATCGAACTGGACGGGCAGTTGCGGTTCGACGCGGGGCTGGCGGTCGACCTGGAGCGGTACCTTGAGGCGGTGCCGCGGCTGGCCGATCGAGATGTGCCCCTCGATGCGGCGATCGAGTACTCGCTGCGGGCACTGACCGCGCGAACGGGGAGCATGGCCCGAGCGGTCGAGGCGCTGACGGCGAAGCATCCAGCGCTGGCATCGGCGATCCGGGACGCGGCGGTGCTCGGCGAGAGCGTGGTGCTCGCAAGCGACCTTGCGGAACTGGATGGGACCGGCGAGGTGCCGGAGTTTCCGCGGGGCTTCGGGCCGAGGCTGCCGACGGGGCGGCCGCGGTACGTGCTCCGGGAGCGGCTGGGGCAGGGGAGCCACGGGGCGGTGTACCTGGCAGTCGACCGGCAGTTGTCGCAGCAGGCGCGGCCGGCACTGGTCGCGATCAAGGTGATGACGCAGGAGAACGACGCCGGAGCCCGCAAACGCTTGATCGAGGAGGCGGCGAAGGCGAGGCGGATCGAGCACCCCAACGTGGTGCGGATTCTGGACCGCGGCCGCTCGCCCCGGGGCGAGGACTACGTGGTGTTCGAGTATGTGCCTGGCGGGGATCTCGATACGTGGTTCAGGAACCATGTCGGTGCGCTGCCTGCCCGGGAGACGGCTGGGCTTGCTTCCAAAATCGCGCGAGGGGTGCAGGCGGCGCACTCGGCGGGGCTGGTGCATTGCGACCTCAAGCCCGGGAACATTCTGCTCGGCGCGGATGGATCACCGAAGGTGGCCGACTTTGGCGTTGCGGCGCCGCACGAAGAAGGCAAGGGCGCAGAGGGGATGGAGGGGCGACGCGTGGGAAACCTGGCGTTCATCGCACCGGAGCAGTACCGGGCGGAGCCGGGAGCGATCACGCCGGCCGCGGATATCTACGCCCTCGGGGGGATGCTGTACTACCTGCTGACCGAGACACTGCCGAACGGCAGGACAGCGGAGCAGATCGCGCAGACACACGCGAGCATCGGCGGGCGCCAGGTTCCGCCTCGGCTCGAGCGTCGCCGGGGGATCGATCGAGACCTGGAGGCGATCGTGCACCGGGCGATGGCGGTGCGGCCGCAGGCGCGGTACGCCTCTGCGGAGGCATTCGCCGGGGACCTGGAGTCGTGGCTGGCGCATCGCCCGATCGAGTGGACGCGGCCGGGGGTGCTGCGGACGGCGAGGCTGTACGCGCGGCGGCAGCCGACCGTTGTGCTGGTGGCGGCGCTGCTGGTGATCGCGGCGCTCCTGATCGGCGGGCTCGCCGGGTTTCAGTTGGCGATGAGCCTGACGAACCGGGACCTTGGGATTCCTGCCGCGGGACGGTGAGCGGGCGACGGACGGGCGGGATTAGAGCCCGAAGATCCCGACGAGAGTGGCGGTAATGGCGAGGGCGGCGGCCATGAGCGACTCGCCGGCGATGAGGCCGGAGGCGAGACCGACGTTGTACTTGTCGGCAGAGCGGCGGTGGAGCAGGTTCCAGACCATGATGATGACCGCGCCGATGAAGAACGCGAGGGCGTTCTGGAAAGGGAGCACCCAGGCGAGTCCGATGCCGGTGGCGGAGGGCATGAACCGGCGTGCCTTGGGCGGGAGGAACTTCTCGATGAGCGGAAGGACGATCCCGACTCCGGCACCGATAAACAGCGACCAGACGGCCGAGGCGGGGAGTTCGCCCACGCCCTTGACCAGCCCGCGGGCCACTGTTTCCCAGACCCGCGTTGCCGGGAGCGCGAAACTCTCGAGTTTGGCGCGGGTGGGGACCATGAGGTACCAGATCGGGACGATGGCGATGGTGCCGAAGAAGACGCCGTAGAACTGGGCGAGGAACTGCTTGCGGGGGTTGGCGCCGAGGAGGTAGCCGGTCTTGAGGTCGGTCAGCAGGTCGGCCGATGATGAGGCGCTGTTGGCCGCGATCCCGGCGGAGGCGAGGTTGGCGGAGATGTTCTGAGGGGCGAGGGCGGCGAAGAGCAGTTGCATGACTTTGCCCATGGCGCCGACGGGCGTGGTGTCGGTCTCGCCGGTCGCGCGGCTGGCGACAAGCGAGAGCACGAACGACATTGCGACGGCGATGAGGCCGGCGTACCACGAGACGTTGAAGGCCTGGATCTGGAGCCAGACCATGGCGATGGTGATGGGCACCATGCCGTAGATCATCCAGGATCCCGGCACTTCGATCTCCGCGTGTGATGCAGTGCTGCCGCCGGCGGCACGCTTCACACCCATGAACGCGCGGGCGATCGTGCGCCACTGCAGGGCCACGCTCATGAGGCTCGCGAAAACCATGACGGCGGTTCCGCCCCAGAGCGACCACCGGGTGATCGTAATGGTGCCGCCGCCCCAGTTCCAGATCAGGTTCGGCTTGTACCTCTTCCGGTCGAACTCGGTCTCCCACGCCGTCTTCGCCTCGGCCTCGGAAGCGCCCGCGGCGAGAACCTTGGACTTCTCGGCGTCGGCTGCGGCTATGGCGTCGCGGTTGGAGTAGGCGGTGGCGGCGAGGGGTGCAGCGGCGGCGCCGATGGCCTTGCCGACATTCTCGGCGCGTTCGGCCGCGGGCTTGGTCGTCGCACCGGCGGCGGCGATCGCGTCCTCGACGGATTGCTCGGCGGCGGTGCGGATCGGGGCCGGGTCGATCTTGAGTTCGGCGGCGGCGGCGGCGACGGCCTCGACGGCGGCAGTCGCGGCGGCCTCGGGGGTGGCCTGGCCCTTGGCGGCTACGAGCGCCGCTTCCTGTACGACGATCGCGCCTCGCTCCATGTGCCGGGCGTCCATCCTGGCCAACTCAGGGCCCACGACGGCGTAGAGGAACAGCGAACTGAGGACCAGCGAGAGGCTGATGCGCATGCCGACGATCATGCCCGCGGCGATGAGGAGTGCGGAGGGTTCGAAGGCGAAGCCGTTGGCGTGGCGAGCTCCCGGATAGGCCCTGTCGAGGAAGTTGAATTGAACATCGGTGGGAATGCGGAGGAACCAGATCTTCTCGAAGAGGCGGCGGAGGAAGCCGACAGCGCCGAGGACATCGTCACCAACACGGAGGAATCCGATGAGCAGCCCGGCGGCAAGGCCGGCGATCAGGACGTAAGCCTTGCCCACGGCGTCCTTGCTCTCCGAATAGAGGCTCTTGAGCGTTTCGGCCGCGGCGGTGCCGGTGGGGAAGGGGAGTTGCTCGTGGTTGATCTGCTGGCGCTTCATCGGGATGGCGAGGAAGACGCCCATGAGCCCGGTGCAGAGCGTGAAGACGACGACGACCCAGACGGGCGTGACGTCCCAGGTGTGTAGGTTCTCCTGCCACTTGCGAAGGGCCTCGCCCTGAAGCCCTGCGGGCGGGTCCTTGAGCAGGACGAGGGCGCCGAACATGGTGGCGATGGTCGAGCCGGTGGAGTACCCCGCCGCGGAGGCGGTGGAGGCCATGCACGCGTTCTCGAGGATCGACATCTGGCTGATGTTGCCGCCCGAGGTGAAGCGGACAAAGTTCCAGATGACGAACGAGAGGACGCAAGCGGTGATGGCGATGCCGAAGGCCCAGCCGATGCTGAGCGTGGTGTAGAGGTTGGCGGCGGACATGATCATGCCGAGGAAGCCGCCCATGATGACGGCCCGCCAGGTAAGCTGGGGCATGCGGTCGCCCTGGTACACGTACTTGTACCAGTGGGCGTCCTTTTCCTCGGGGGTCGCGTTGTCGGGGAGCGGCGGAGGCTTACCGCCGCGGAGCATGTCCTGCTCGTCGATCATGTCGCTGGTTTCGACGGGTTGCCTGGACATGTGCTGTGGTACTCCGCTCGCTCTGGGCCCCCCATTGGGCCCGTTCAAACGAAAGACCGATCGGCATTCGCTGCCGATCGGCGTGAGCGGAAGGTACGCGATGCGTGCGGTGGTCGCAAGCCGGGAAACGGCCGGCCGAGAAGCCGACCGTTCGCCATACAGCGTTCGATGCTACTCGGTGGGGCCGACGGTCGTCGTGATCTCGATCGACCCGTTGGACGTCTGGATCGTCGACGGGGCGATCGCGTCGCCGAACTGCAGGCGAGCGGCGTTCTTGGTCTTGGACACGACCTTGGCCGCGGGGGCGTTGGCGAGGTTGATCCCGCCCTGGGATGTGGAGAGGTCGAGAAAACCTGCGAAGGCCTGGCCGACGGAGAGGCGGACGGCGCCATTGCTGGTCTTGATACGGACAGGGCCCTCGGCGGAATCGGTCATCGCGACGGTGATCGCGCCGTTGCTCGAAGTGCACTGGACGCTCGATGGGGCCTGGTCGACCTTGATGGAGCCGTTGGAGGTGGTGGCGTCGATCTTGCCGCGGCTGCGCGAGACCTCGACTGCGCCGTTGGTCGTTCGGGCGGTCACGTTGCCGTCGTGGTCGGTACAGGTGATCCGCCCGTTGGACGTGGTGATCGAGGCGTCGCCGGCAAGCCCGGTGAGGGAGACGGCTCCGTTGCTGGTCGTGAGGGTGACCCCGCCGGCGTCGGGTAGCTGGATCTCAAAGGAGCAGCTCTCGCGGTTTCGACGCTTGCCGTCGGGCCACTTGGCGTAGATCTCGAGCGCGCCATCGGACTTGCGCTCGGCGACGATGTCCGTTGCCTTCAGCCGGTCGTCGTCTTCGGCGCGGATGACGGCGGTGATCGAGACCGGGCCGTTGGGGACCGCGGTGACGGAGATCCCGCCGTTCTGCGTGGTCACCGCGAGGGGGCTCTGGGGGACGTGGTCGGCGGTCACAGTCCGGGTCTCCTCCTTCAGGGCGGGCTGCGCGATAACGCACCCGCTGAGGAGGGACCAGATCGTGAGGGTCGCGGCGGCAATCGGGACGGCCGGACGGGCGCTGCGGGCGAGAGTTGCGATCACGAGTTGTTCTCCTTGGGGGCCGGCCGTGCCGGGCACCAGCGTGGTTGGGAGGATGGCTCGGCGGGTTTCGCGGGCTACGCGGGGAGTTTGGCGAGTTCGGACTCCACATCGGTCCAGAGCCGGGCGATCGTGGCCGGCCCGAAATCGAAGACGAGGTTCGCGGCGGCGAAGAGCTCGGGCAGCGGGCGGGAACCGCCGAGCGAGAGGGCGCGTTTGTAGGCGTTGATGGCCGCGGCGGGATCCCGGCGGTAGTTGCTCCAGAGTTGCAGGGCGCCGAGCTGGGCGATGCCGTATTCGATGTAGTAAAACGGCACGCCGAAGAGGTGCAGGACGCGGTGCCAGCCGGTCTGGTGGTACTTCTCCAGTCCGGAGTAATCCACGGCCGGCCCAAAGCGTGCGGAGAGCTCGGTCCACTTGGCGTGGCGATCGTCTCTGGAATGGTCCGGGTTGGTGTAGACCCAGTGCTGGAACTGATCGATGTGCGCCACCCACGCGAGAAGCGAGACGATTGCCTCCAGGTGGTTGCGGCGGGCGCGGTCGGCGTCCGCGGGCGAATAGAACTCGTCGAGGAATGGATGGGCGGTGAGTTCCATGGACATCGAGGCGACTTCGGCGAACTCCAGCGGGATGTCGGACCGGTAGGAGAGCAGCGGGTCGGTCCTCGCCAGCAGGGAATGGAAGGCGTGGCCAGCCTCGTGGACGATTGTCTCCACATCCCGCTGCAGGCCCGCGGCGTTCATGAAGATGAAGGGGAGGCGGATCCGGTCGCGGTTGGACTGGTAGCCGCCGGGTGCCTTGCCGCGACGGGACTCGAGATCAAGGCACACCGCGGCGCCGGTCGGCGCCGACTTGTCGCTGCGGAGGGCCTCGAAGAGCGTTGCAAGGGAGGGATCGAGCCGGCGGAAGAGGCGGCTGGTGCGTTCGACCAGTTCGGACGGGGTCGTGAAGGGACGGAGGGGGGCACGTCCCTTGATGTCGACCTGCATGTCCCAGGGGCGAAGGGATGAGAGGTTGAGGGCGGCGGCACGCTGGGCGTTGAGCCGCCGCGCGGCGGGGACACAGACTCGCTTAACCCCCTCGGCGAAGGCGTTGCAGGTCGCGGGGGTGTAGTCGAAGCGTCGCTTGGCCTTGAACGCGTAGTCGCGGAAGTCGGGGAACCCGGCGTTGCGGGCGAGGCGGGTGCGATCCGCGATCATCCGCTCGTAGATCGTTTCGATTCGATCGGCGTCCAGGAACCTTCGCTGCGCGACAGCACGCCACGCGTCCTCACGGACGGCCCGATCGGTCTCTTCGTTGAAGCGGGCCATCTGGGGGAGCGTGCGCTCCTCGCCCTGGTACGAGACGGTCATGGCGCCGCAGATCCGGGAGTACTCCTGGTCGAGCTTGGTCAGCCCGGTCTCGATCGGGATGTTCTCCGGGCGGAAGAGCTCGACACCGACGCGGAGATCGCGGAGATAGACGGTGTACCTCGCTTGGTCGAGTTCTTCCGCGAAGGGACTCTGCACGATCTTCTTGTCCAGTTCGAACGAGACCTCCTTCACCTTGGGCTGGACGTCCTCCACGAACCCGAGGTAGGCCTTGGAGACAGCCTCGTCGTCGGTGTGGCAGGTCATGGTGATGTAGAGGACCGACGCTGCCTCGCTGACGGCAGAATCGAGCTCGCTCCGGTCGAGGATCAGCCGCTCCAGGTCGGCCGCGGAGTGGAGGTCGCGGTCGATCAGTTCCCGGTACAGGGGCTCCAACGCCTCCCAGCGGGCGGCATCAAGATCCTGGGGCACGATGGCGGACGCTGGGGCGAAGGATGGCAGCATGAGGTATTTGGTGCGAAGGGAGCGGTTGGCGGCGATGTGAACGGGATGGTATCGGTACGAGGTCCGAATACCCCCTCCCCCGGGAGGGTGGGGCTCAGGGTATCAGCCGCCGATCTCGCTGGCACCCCGGACCGGCTGCACAGTGAAGACTTCGGCGTCCCGTCCATGGATCGTCGGGTACTGCCCCGCGACGGCGGATTGGATGCGAGAGACGGCTGCGGGCTCCGCGATCGCGATGGCGCAGCCGCCGAACCCGGCGCCGGTCATCCTCGCCCCATACACACCAGGCGTGGAGCAGGCGATCGCGACCAGCGTATCGAGTTCAGGGCAGGAGACCCGGAAGTCATCGCGGAGCGACTCGTGGGACCGCTGGAAGAGTTCGCCGATGGCGGACAGGCCGGCGGGGGCGTCGAGAGAACCCGCCGCAATCCGATCTAGCAGGTCCGCTGTTTGACGCACTCGGTCGATTTCCGTGACGACATGCCTGGCAAGCCGCCGTTTGTCAGGCGGGATGCGTTCACCTGCCGCGGCGAGCATGGACTCGTCCGCATCGCGGAGGGACGGGAGGCTGAGGGCGGCCGCGGCGGCCTCGCAGGCGCGCCGGCGCTCGGCGTAGTCGACGCCCGCGAGGGAGCGGTGGGTGTTGGAGTTCATGACGACAATCGCCAGGCCCTGCGGGAGGGGCACAAACCGGGTGGCGTGATCGCGGCAGTCCAGCAGCATCGCGTGCCGCGCGCGGGCGAGCACGACCGCGCACTGGTCCATGATTCCGCAGGGAACACCGGCGAACTCGTGCTCCGCTCGGCGGCAGGCCATGGCGAAGCGGCGTTTGTCGACGTCGGCGCGGCCGGCGGCCGAGAACGCGCCGGCGACAGCGGCCTCGATCGCGGCGGAACTGGAGAGCCCGGCGCCGATGGGGATGCTGGAGGTAAGGACCACGTCGAGATTTGGCAGCGGTCGGCCATTGGTGGCGGCTTCGGCGCGGATCGCCTCGGCGGCGCCGATGGCGTAGGCCGTCCAGTGCGGGGGTGAACGCGCCGGAGGCGGCGGGAGGAGTGGAGTGGGGATCGGCGCGCGAATGTCAAAGGTTGCCTCGCCCGGCAGGTCCGTGGAACGCACGCGAGAGAGAGCGAGATTGGCCGCGGGCGCCACGGACGCGACGACCCAGCGATCGATGGCGATCGGGAGCACGAGGCCGTCGTTGTAGTCGACGTGCTCTCCGATCAGGTTCACGCGACCGGGTGCGGCGAAGGCGGGTCGAGATCTAAAGGCCGTCGAGAACGCATCGGCGGCGCGGGCCGCGAGCGTCGCGATCGACGGCCCGCTCATCATGGGGCGATCATGCCGACCACGGCCGCTACGCCACGGGCCGACTGGACCATGGCCGAGAGCTGCATGCCGAGTTGGATGATGAGCCAGAGCACGACGTGGCAGAGCACAATGAGGGTGGTGATGGTCCGGCTCTTGCGAAACAGGGCCCAGATGAGCACCCAATAGGCGGCCGGGCCGATGACAAACGCCGCCCAGACGCCGACGGCCGGGATGCGGAGGGAGAGCTGGAACGCGAGTTCGAACGCAGAGAACGCGGCGAAGACGCGGGAAACGGCCAGCTCGAAGTTGCCGAACTTCTGCTCGCAGATCCGGGCCGAAACAGCGACCGCCACGACGCCGGTGCCGGTGTGGACCAGCACCTCGTAGATCACCAGGAGCACCGAGCCGACGATGAGCCAGAACGACTTGCCCGCAGGAACGTTGACGCCCGCGGTGATCATCGCGGCCAGGAAGAAGACGGATCCGAGGATCAGCAGGGCCTTCGGGGAGCCCCACGTGGGCACGACGAACGGCTGCGGTTCATCGGGCTGGTATTCCTCCGCCTGCTTCGTCGACCGGGCGACGTTGGCCCGCATGTCGTAGCCACACTTGAGGCAGACGACATCGTCGGGACCCATCGGGGCGCCGCACCGGAGGCAGGTGTTGTCCTCCAGTTCCAGGATCGGGGCCGCATCGATCTTGGGCGCCTCGGGGGGGCGGGTCGGGGCGGCGGGATCTGGCGTGCTGGGGTCGGGAGTGGTGCTCACTGGAGTAGTCTATGGGGAAGTCGGCGCCGCAGTTCACCGCGGCTGGTCGAGGTGCGGACCGTCCCACCTAGACTGGGCCCATGAGCACGATGATCGATTTTGATCCCGACGCGGCGGCGCAGCCGGGCACCGGTGTCTTTGGTCTTCCTCACTCCCGCGACGAGTCGAGGATTGTGCTGATTCCGGTGCCGTTCGACGCCACGACGTCGTACGGAGGGGGGGCCTCGAAGGGACCGGCCGCGATCCGCGCCGCATCGGCGCAGGTCGATCTTCACGACCCGCAGTTCGGCGAGATCTACCGGCACGGCATCTTCATGGAGAAGGAGCACGCCAAGATCCGGCGCGCCAGCCGCGAGGCTCGGAAGGCGGCCAAGCCGGTGATCGAGGCCGGGGGCGCCGGGCCCGGCGCGAAGGGCCGGATGGGCCGGGCGCTTCGCGAGGTGGATCGCGCGGGTGAGGCCGTCAACGCGTTCACCAGGGAGCGTGTGAACCGCGTCCTGAAGGAGGGGAAGATCCCGGGGCTGGTCGGCGGCGACCATGCCACGCCTTTCGGCGCGATCCAGGCGTGCGCCGAGTTCACGGCGGCGACAGGGGAGCGGCTGGGGATCCTCCACATCGACGCCCATATGGACTTTCGGGAGGCCTTCGAGGGCTTCGCGTGGTCGCACGCATCGATCATGCACAACGTGCTCACGCGGATTCCCGAGATCGGGTCGATGGTGCAGGTCGGGCTGCGGGATGTCGGGAAGCGGGAGATCGAGTTTGCACAGGCCCGATCGGGGCAGGTGTTCCCGCACTTCGACCTTGACTGGACCCGCGAGATGCTCGATGGGAGACCGTTCGGCGACCTGTGCGCACGCGCAATCGAGCCGCTGCCGGGATTTGTCTACGTATCGTTCGACATCGATGGGCTGGACCCTTCGCTGTGCCCGCATACCGGGACGCCGGTGCCGGGAGGGCTCTCGTTCGCGCAGGCGTGCCTGTTGCTGGGCGCACTCAAGGCGTCCGGGCGGCGCGTCGTCGGGTTCGACCTGGTCGAGGTCACTCCCGGGCCCAAGGCGGGGACGAGCGAGCCGGAGTGGGACGCGAACGTCGGGGCGAGGGTGCTCTACAAGCTGTGCGGGGCCTGCGTGTGAGCGGGCGGGCTACGGGGGCGTGAGGCCCGCGACGTTGCCGCCGGAAAACAGGCTGATCATCGCGAAGTAGAAGGCGCTGCTCACGCTGGTGCTCAGCGCTTGCAGCGGCCGCATGCCGAGGATGAAGTAGAGAATAAACAGCAGCGACAGGGCGTGGGCGGCGGAGGGATTCGAGTAGAGGCGCCGCAACGGTGGAATGAAGTCGGCGAGGATCCGGGAGCCGTCGAGGGGCGGGAGCGGGGCCAGGTTGATGACGAAGAGGATGGCGTTGAGCATCCCGCCGGTGAAGAGGAACGTCGACATGTTGCCGCGGAACGTCGAAGTGGGGAGGTAGAGGTTCCACCCGTTCACGTCGGTGGCGACGATCCATGCCGCGCCGCTGGTGAGGAGCAGCGCCGCGAGGAGGAGGTTGACCATCGGGCCTGCCGCGGCAACGAGGGCGCCCGAGTAGCGGCCGCGCGTGCGGGAGAAGTCGACCGGCATCAATCCCCAGGCGATGCCGATCAGGGCGAACATCGCAAGGCTGAACGGACCCATGTGGACCAGGGGATTCCAGGTCATGTGGCCCGTTTCAATGGGGGTGCGGTCGCCGAGACGGATCGCGGCCCAGCCGTGGCCGAGTTCGTGGAGGCAGATCGAGAAGATCACCCAGAAGACCCAGGAGATGAGGGTCATCGGCCCGGCGTGCTCAAGGACTGTTGTAACCCACCAGTTCAACTCAGGGCTCCGTGCTTCGCGGTCGGGAGTGCATGGGCAGAATATTCGGGGCGGATCGCGGTGTCACGGAAAGAGAACGGGCCCGGAATCGCTCCGGGCCCGCGAACGAACTTGGGGGTGAGGTGGCGTCAGGCGGCCTTTGCTGCGGTGGCGCGGGCGGCCTTCTGGGCCTTGGCCATGATCTCGTCGAAGACCTTGGGGTCTTCGATGGCGATCTGGGAGAGCATCTTGCGGTTGAGGAGGATGCCGGCGAGCTTCAGGCCGTTGATGAAGCGGCTGTAGCGTTCGCCCCGCATCCGGCAGGCTGCGGTAATGCGGGTGATCCACAGGCCGCGCATGTCGCGCTTGCGGTTGCGGCGGTCGCGGTAGGCGTAGCAGCCGGCCCGCTTGATGGCGTGCTCGGCCTGGTATCGGTGCTTGCTGCGGACGCCGAAGTAGCCGCGGGCCTCTCGGAGGATGCGCTTGCGGGCTTGGGTTCGGGCGGCGCCTTTGCGAACTCTGGGCATTGGAGGACTCCGTCATTGGCGTCCGAACGGGGCGTCGCGTCAGGAGGCGGCGTCTTGGGGCCCGGCGGACAGCGATTGGGCGTGAACTACTTGGTGGCTTCGGCCTTCGCCGCGGCGGCCTTGCGGGCGGCCGGGGAGGGGCTGCGGCGGCGGGCCGTCAGGGGCTGGTCCCGTCCGCGCAGACGGCGGTACAGGAGCCGCTCGAGCCGCTTGGCCTCCGGGTTGGAGAGGAACTTGTCCTGGCGGAGGTGGCGGAGGCGCTTGGCGCTCTTGCTGGAGCGAAGGTGCTTGCCGTAGGCCTTGTTGTGACGGACGAGACCGGACTTGGTGATCTTCATCCGCTTCAGGATGCCCTTGTGGCTCTTGTTCTTGGGCATGGCGAACCTCTTGGACACCGCGTCAAGGACGCGGGGGCTTGGTGCTGAACAACCCCCCACCGTGAATGGGACGGGAAGCATAGACACCACCCCGGGGGCCAGCAAGTTGGCGTGTTTCGGGGGCGGAAACGGAG comes from the Phycisphaeraceae bacterium genome and includes:
- a CDS encoding site-2 protease family protein, translating into MNWWVTTVLEHAGPMTLISWVFWVIFSICLHELGHGWAAIRLGDRTPIETGHMTWNPLVHMGPFSLAMFALIGIAWGLMPVDFSRTRGRYSGALVAAAGPMVNLLLAALLLTSGAAWIVATDVNGWNLYLPTSTFRGNMSTFLFTGGMLNAILFVINLAPLPPLDGSRILADFIPPLRRLYSNPSAAHALSLLFILYFILGMRPLQALSTSVSSAFYFAMISLFSGGNVAGLTPP
- a CDS encoding agmatinase family protein, with the protein product MSTMIDFDPDAAAQPGTGVFGLPHSRDESRIVLIPVPFDATTSYGGGASKGPAAIRAASAQVDLHDPQFGEIYRHGIFMEKEHAKIRRASREARKAAKPVIEAGGAGPGAKGRMGRALREVDRAGEAVNAFTRERVNRVLKEGKIPGLVGGDHATPFGAIQACAEFTAATGERLGILHIDAHMDFREAFEGFAWSHASIMHNVLTRIPEIGSMVQVGLRDVGKREIEFAQARSGQVFPHFDLDWTREMLDGRPFGDLCARAIEPLPGFVYVSFDIDGLDPSLCPHTGTPVPGGLSFAQACLLLGALKASGRRVVGFDLVEVTPGPKAGTSEPEWDANVGARVLYKLCGACV
- the rplT gene encoding 50S ribosomal protein L20 yields the protein MPRVRKGAARTQARKRILREARGYFGVRSKHRYQAEHAIKRAGCYAYRDRRNRKRDMRGLWITRITAACRMRGERYSRFINGLKLAGILLNRKMLSQIAIEDPKVFDEIMAKAQKAARATAAKAA
- the rpmI gene encoding 50S ribosomal protein L35, with product MPKNKSHKGILKRMKITKSGLVRHNKAYGKHLRSSKSAKRLRHLRQDKFLSNPEAKRLERLLYRRLRGRDQPLTARRRSPSPAARKAAAAKAEATK